From a region of the Fischerella sp. JS2 genome:
- a CDS encoding HlyD family efflux transporter periplasmic adaptor subunit, with product MLYTHNQKLLPSIQSEDFLPPVSRWTSLVGIFLIGSIVASISLCSWIKYNVTVKANAFVRPTGENRLVQSKIEGTVKSILVKENQFVKQGEAIANLENQQLQIKNSQLQSNIQQDKLQIMQINAQIKALDEQMLAEARVAQETVASAKADLERNQWEYQHRQITTNSELLAAQASLQKAKADLQKSQADLIFAEMDRDRYQQLAEIGATGNREFEQKKLVVKQTKAMLEAEKKAVEIAQAQVQSAKAAVNPTTATVAIAQARIIQETARGKATIAALEKEKQALIQRRIAIQKQLAQSQQELQQVANQLQDTTVRATSDGIIFKLNLRNPGQVLQASEAIAEIAPNNAPVVIKATIPTQEIKNVAVGQKVQLRIDACPYPDYGTLKGVVVAVSPDVITPTNNNSASYFEVTIHPQSLKFGNSERRCHIQSGMQAKADIISREETILQFMLRTARLVTDL from the coding sequence ATGCTCTACACCCACAATCAAAAACTTCTGCCATCAATTCAAAGTGAAGATTTTCTTCCCCCTGTTAGTCGCTGGACATCCTTAGTAGGAATTTTTTTGATCGGGAGTATTGTCGCTAGTATTAGTCTCTGTTCATGGATTAAATACAATGTAACGGTAAAAGCTAATGCCTTTGTGCGTCCTACAGGAGAAAATAGGCTAGTACAATCGAAAATTGAAGGGACTGTTAAAAGTATTTTGGTTAAAGAAAATCAATTTGTCAAACAGGGAGAGGCGATCGCTAATCTGGAAAATCAACAATTGCAAATCAAAAATAGCCAGCTGCAAAGTAATATCCAACAGGATAAGTTACAAATCATGCAAATTAATGCTCAGATTAAAGCTTTAGATGAACAGATGCTTGCTGAAGCAAGAGTTGCACAGGAGACAGTAGCTTCTGCTAAAGCTGATTTGGAGCGTAATCAATGGGAATATCAACATCGGCAAATTACCACCAACAGCGAATTGCTTGCAGCTCAAGCAAGTTTACAAAAAGCTAAAGCAGACTTGCAAAAGTCTCAAGCTGATTTAATTTTTGCAGAGATGGATCGTGATCGCTATCAGCAATTAGCAGAAATTGGTGCAACTGGAAACCGGGAATTTGAACAGAAAAAGCTAGTTGTGAAGCAAACTAAAGCCATGCTTGAAGCTGAAAAAAAAGCTGTTGAGATCGCCCAAGCACAAGTGCAATCAGCTAAAGCTGCTGTTAATCCTACCACTGCTACAGTAGCGATCGCTCAAGCGCGCATTATCCAAGAAACTGCTAGAGGTAAAGCAACTATCGCTGCTTTAGAAAAAGAAAAACAAGCCTTAATTCAGCGTCGAATTGCAATCCAAAAACAACTCGCACAATCTCAACAAGAACTCCAGCAAGTTGCCAATCAACTGCAAGATACTACAGTGCGTGCAACTAGTGATGGTATTATCTTCAAGCTCAATTTGCGAAACCCTGGTCAAGTGCTGCAAGCTAGCGAGGCGATCGCTGAAATCGCTCCGAATAATGCTCCTGTTGTCATTAAAGCAACCATTCCCACTCAAGAGATCAAAAATGTCGCCGTTGGTCAAAAAGTACAATTACGAATTGATGCTTGTCCTTATCCTGATTATGGGACTCTCAAAGGTGTTGTTGTCGCTGTTTCTCCAGACGTAATTACACCTACAAACAACAATTCTGCTAGCTATTTTGAAGTGACGATTCACCCCCAAAGCCTGAAATTTGGAAATAGTGAACGCCGATGTCATATTCAATCAGGGATGCAGGCGAAAGCTGACATTATTTCTAGAGAAGAGACTATCCTGCAATTTATGTTGAGAACAGCCAGGTTAGTTACTGATTTATAA
- a CDS encoding DUF5331 domain-containing protein: MAFFYSFTDSLKQKWLQFFQVNRDWIKLHMEVESVYTPDGGKRPPSYLILGVANALEPKLAQLMLPFSKLNPDADTLVEVLDLNFDPDIALGNRVIPKPEESPQEDESAIVMEEISHDQTLTSQQTNDLENNAIAHDVEMGYDHEETLMVPDSMVRDELRAMSTEHLNSSNENLSSQGHNFHNESQQSSQSDAADEFGDISFDAMKEADSTISATAAPEENKFADVLSDVWSTETSSLKSESNTDFFGEELSNNGFDDSEIARLFPNT, translated from the coding sequence ATGGCCTTCTTTTATAGTTTTACAGATTCACTGAAGCAAAAATGGTTGCAATTTTTTCAAGTCAATCGCGACTGGATTAAGTTGCACATGGAGGTAGAATCAGTCTATACGCCTGATGGCGGCAAGCGACCACCATCTTACCTCATCCTGGGAGTGGCTAACGCCCTCGAACCGAAGCTAGCACAGTTGATGCTACCTTTTTCTAAATTGAATCCTGATGCAGATACCTTGGTTGAGGTGCTGGATTTAAATTTTGATCCTGATATTGCTCTTGGAAACCGTGTTATTCCCAAACCAGAGGAATCGCCACAAGAAGACGAATCAGCGATTGTCATGGAAGAAATATCCCATGATCAAACCTTGACAAGTCAACAGACAAATGATCTGGAGAACAATGCGATCGCCCATGATGTGGAAATGGGTTACGACCATGAAGAAACACTCATGGTTCCCGATAGCATGGTGCGGGATGAACTCAGAGCTATGTCAACGGAACATCTCAATAGCTCCAATGAGAATTTATCATCCCAAGGTCACAACTTTCACAACGAGTCGCAGCAATCATCTCAATCAGATGCAGCAGATGAATTTGGCGATATTTCCTTTGATGCCATGAAGGAAGCAGACAGCACAATCTCCGCCACAGCTGCGCCTGAAGAAAACAAGTTTGCTGATGTGTTGTCGGATGTTTGGAGTACTGAGACAAGTTCTCTCAAGAGTGAATCAAATACAGATTTTTTTGGGGAAGAACTATCAAATAACGGTTTTGATGACTCGGAAATTGCCCGTCTCTTCCCCAACACGTAA
- a CDS encoding amylo-alpha-1,6-glucosidase, whose product MCIEFGREVCGTLDLAESREWLVTNGIGGYASGTVAGLLNRRYHGLLVATLKPPLGRTLMLAKLDETAVYGDRTYPLHTNRWADEIVSPNGYLHTEHFSLEGTIPVWHFACADALLEKRIWMQQGANTTYVRYVLRRASMPLQLTLKALVNYRDYHGSTQSNGWQMSVEPVPQGICVTAFPTAVPLYLLCDNASAVPAHNWYYGFHLAVERYRGLSDKEDHLHAATFQITLNAGESLTFVASTDKQPDLHGETTLRLRHTQEQKLIGLWKTNRPSHAKETPAWVNHLVLAADQFIVDRSWSDEIHGKTILAGYHWFSDWGRDTMISLPGLTLATGRPEIARSILRTFAKYVNQGMLPNRFPDAGEILEYNTVDATFWYFEALQAYYNVTEDDDLLEELFPILADIIDWHCRGTRYNIHLDAADGLLYGGEVGVQLTWMDAKIGDWVVTPRTGKSIEVNALWYNALRTMANFARHIGKPHREYEAIAERALVRFSRFWNQETGYCYDVLDGPDGDDPSLRPNQIFAVSLPESPLNSSQQKGVVDACAQNLLTSHGLRSLASDHSQYRGHYGGDQLQRDSAYHQGTVWGWLIGPFVQAHLRVYKDPAQARQFLEPMANHLYAHGLGSLSEIFDGNPPMTARGCIAQAWTVAEVLRAWLATEV is encoded by the coding sequence ATGTGCATTGAATTTGGCAGGGAAGTATGTGGCACTCTCGATTTAGCAGAATCACGGGAGTGGTTAGTAACTAATGGTATCGGTGGATACGCATCTGGTACAGTAGCAGGTTTGCTCAACCGTCGCTACCACGGGTTACTAGTAGCAACCTTAAAGCCACCTTTGGGTCGCACCCTGATGTTGGCAAAGCTGGATGAAACTGCTGTGTATGGCGATCGCACTTATCCTTTACATACAAATCGTTGGGCTGACGAAATTGTCAGTCCTAACGGCTACCTGCATACAGAACATTTTTCTTTGGAAGGCACTATTCCTGTGTGGCATTTTGCCTGTGCTGATGCACTATTAGAAAAGCGAATTTGGATGCAGCAGGGTGCTAACACTACCTATGTCCGATATGTCTTACGCCGTGCTTCTATGCCGTTACAGCTAACGCTGAAAGCATTAGTCAACTACCGCGATTATCATGGTAGTACCCAAAGCAACGGCTGGCAAATGAGTGTTGAACCAGTTCCTCAAGGAATTTGTGTGACAGCCTTTCCCACTGCTGTACCGCTTTATTTACTGTGCGACAATGCTAGCGCTGTTCCTGCACATAATTGGTATTATGGATTTCATTTAGCAGTAGAACGCTATCGAGGATTGAGCGACAAAGAAGACCATTTACACGCTGCTACTTTCCAAATAACTCTCAATGCTGGTGAATCTCTAACCTTTGTAGCTAGCACAGACAAGCAACCAGATCTACATGGCGAAACAACTCTCAGACTCCGCCATACGCAAGAACAAAAGTTAATAGGCCTTTGGAAAACTAACCGCCCTTCCCATGCCAAAGAAACCCCAGCTTGGGTGAATCATCTAGTTTTGGCTGCTGACCAATTTATTGTGGATCGTTCCTGGTCAGATGAAATTCATGGCAAAACGATTCTCGCAGGCTATCACTGGTTTAGTGATTGGGGACGGGATACGATGATTAGCTTACCAGGACTGACTCTTGCTACTGGTCGTCCAGAAATTGCCCGTTCTATTCTCCGCACTTTTGCTAAATATGTAAATCAGGGAATGCTGCCAAATCGCTTTCCAGATGCGGGGGAAATACTAGAATACAATACCGTTGATGCTACTTTTTGGTATTTTGAAGCTTTACAGGCTTACTACAACGTTACAGAAGATGATGACCTTTTAGAAGAACTATTTCCCATCCTGGCAGATATCATCGACTGGCACTGTCGTGGTACTCGCTACAATATCCATCTAGATGCAGCAGATGGGCTGCTTTACGGTGGGGAAGTGGGAGTGCAGCTGACTTGGATGGATGCCAAAATAGGGGACTGGGTAGTCACGCCTCGGACTGGCAAATCGATTGAAGTTAATGCCCTCTGGTACAATGCCTTACGGACAATGGCTAACTTTGCTCGCCATATTGGTAAACCTCACCGAGAGTATGAGGCGATCGCTGAACGGGCTTTGGTCAGATTCTCGCGCTTCTGGAATCAAGAAACAGGTTACTGTTACGATGTCCTCGATGGGCCTGATGGTGATGACCCGTCCTTACGCCCCAACCAAATTTTTGCTGTTTCTTTACCTGAAAGTCCTCTGAACTCAAGTCAACAAAAAGGTGTAGTTGACGCTTGCGCCCAGAATTTGCTAACTTCCCACGGATTGCGATCACTTGCAAGTGATCATTCGCAATATAGAGGGCATTATGGAGGTGATCAGTTGCAACGAGATAGTGCTTATCATCAAGGGACAGTATGGGGATGGTTAATTGGCCCCTTTGTACAGGCACATCTGCGAGTTTACAAAGACCCTGCTCAAGCGCGACAATTTTTGGAGCCAATGGCCAATCACCTGTACGCTCACGGTCTTGGTAGTCTCAGCGAAATCTTTGATGGTAATCCTCCCATGACGGCACGGGGTTGTATTGCTCAGGCTTGGACAGTGGCAGAAGTGCTACGGGCTTGGTTGGCAACTGAAGTGTAA
- a CDS encoding RidA family protein, translating into MKRTFSGASWESQVGYCRGVRVNNHIYISGTAPIAEGGEVFAPGDGYAQAKRCLEIIQKALQDLGTDINSVVRTRMFVTDISRWAEFGQAHQEVFGENPPATSMVEVKSLIDPAILIEIEVDAMCLDK; encoded by the coding sequence ATGAAACGCACATTTTCTGGTGCATCTTGGGAATCTCAGGTAGGCTACTGTCGAGGCGTTAGAGTTAATAACCATATCTATATTTCCGGGACTGCACCAATTGCTGAAGGGGGTGAAGTATTTGCCCCTGGGGATGGTTATGCACAAGCAAAGCGTTGTTTGGAAATTATTCAAAAAGCATTACAAGACTTAGGTACTGACATCAATTCTGTAGTTAGAACTCGAATGTTCGTCACAGATATTAGTCGTTGGGCAGAATTTGGACAGGCGCATCAAGAAGTTTTTGGTGAGAATCCACCTGCTACAAGTATGGTGGAAGTCAAATCTCTCATTGATCCGGCAATATTAATAGAGATAGAAGTGGATGCTATGTGCCTAGATAAATAA
- a CDS encoding glycosyltransferase family 39 protein, translating into MRRLILAPRWLQFFIVVLVIFGIFFRFVNLDGKVYSPGETDTLLRISGYTTIQVRQQIFNGTIINKQAFAKFQCLNPEKNFGDTIKSLAIDNPQHPPFYYLLARFWVQIFGDSITTIRSLSAVISLSVFPCAYWLCRELFKVPLSLPGIAIALLAISPIQIIYAQEAQEYILWEVTILLSSAALLRALRLESIQLKEENYILNWGIYTFTLALSLYTFLLSGFVAIAHLFYVTAIAKFRWHQTLQRFLISLLLGFLIFIPWILVILANQSSVLFSTDAKIKNLSFPNSILYWLIQTNNIFIDLNFNLLKPLNLIFIMPIFFTLVGYAIYCLWRTTHEKTWLFIISLIAIPTIPLLVSFCQLDLIPYYLGGQIAVAYLLAIQLYNGGISRQKTWQTILALLIVIGFFSNSLYSQSYNWWSKFSGNNYLEIANIINQTPRPLLISNDAGNNSINILSLSSLVEPKVRFLLVKGNNVPKISKNSANIFLLNSSYILRKRIEKKYQMKMSIIYQGEYSSLWKLSK; encoded by the coding sequence ATGCGACGTCTCATACTTGCTCCCAGGTGGTTGCAGTTTTTTATTGTTGTACTTGTGATATTTGGTATATTTTTTCGCTTTGTTAATCTTGATGGAAAAGTTTATTCACCAGGGGAAACAGATACTTTACTACGTATTTCTGGTTATACAACTATCCAAGTTAGACAACAAATTTTTAATGGTACGATAATTAACAAACAAGCTTTTGCCAAGTTTCAATGTCTTAATCCTGAGAAAAATTTTGGAGATACAATTAAATCATTGGCAATAGATAATCCACAGCATCCACCATTTTATTATCTATTAGCAAGATTTTGGGTACAAATTTTTGGTGACTCGATAACAACAATTAGAAGCTTATCTGCTGTGATTAGTTTATCAGTATTTCCTTGTGCTTATTGGTTGTGTCGAGAATTATTTAAGGTACCTTTGTCATTACCTGGGATAGCGATCGCACTTCTGGCTATCTCTCCTATACAAATTATCTACGCTCAAGAAGCACAGGAATATATTCTTTGGGAAGTCACTATATTACTATCTAGTGCTGCTTTGCTCAGAGCTTTGCGGTTAGAATCAATACAGCTAAAAGAAGAAAATTATATCTTGAACTGGGGAATTTATACATTTACATTAGCTCTTAGTTTATATACATTTTTATTAAGTGGATTTGTAGCTATAGCTCATCTGTTTTATGTAACTGCAATTGCCAAATTTCGCTGGCATCAAACATTGCAAAGATTTTTAATATCATTATTGTTAGGATTTTTAATTTTTATACCTTGGATATTGGTCATACTTGCTAACCAATCTTCCGTTTTGTTTTCTACTGATGCTAAAATTAAAAATTTATCTTTTCCTAATTCAATACTATATTGGTTAATACAGACAAATAATATTTTCATTGATTTAAATTTTAATCTGCTAAAGCCTTTAAATTTAATATTTATAATGCCAATTTTTTTTACTTTAGTTGGATATGCAATTTATTGCCTTTGGCGTACAACTCACGAAAAAACTTGGCTATTTATTATAAGCTTAATTGCAATACCAACAATACCTCTATTAGTTTCGTTTTGCCAACTAGATCTAATACCTTATTACTTAGGTGGACAAATAGCAGTGGCTTATCTCCTAGCAATACAGCTATATAATGGTGGGATTTCACGACAAAAAACTTGGCAAACAATATTAGCATTGTTAATAGTAATTGGTTTTTTTTCCAATTCTTTATATTCTCAATCTTATAATTGGTGGAGTAAATTTAGTGGTAATAATTATCTAGAAATAGCCAATATTATTAATCAAACTCCTCGCCCGCTTTTAATTAGTAATGATGCAGGTAATAATTCTATAAATATACTTTCTCTTAGTTCTCTCGTTGAACCAAAAGTTAGATTTTTATTAGTAAAAGGTAATAACGTACCAAAAATTTCTAAAAATTCCGCTAATATATTTTTATTAAATTCTTCTTATATATTACGCAAAAGAATAGAAAAAAAATATCAAATGAAGATGAGTATTATTTATCAAGGTGAATATTCTTCTCTATGGAAATTATCAAAATGA
- a CDS encoding peptidase domain-containing ABC transporter, whose protein sequence is MKYAHVLQHSKEDCGAACLASITKYYGRNFTLNHIREVVGTGQFGTTLLGLKRGAERLGFNARPVKTSPEILYRINEAPLPAIIHWKGHHWVVLYGKKGKKCVVADPAVGLRYLSLQDLAEGWADWLMLLLEPDPIRFYAQENDRIGSFWGFFKRIWNFRAILAQALPLNFLLGLLSLASPFLLQILTDDVLVRGDTKLLTTMAIAVVVMNVISSSLSWVQSNLIAHFAQRLQLGLVLEFGRQILQLPLSYYETHRSGEIVSRLQDIHQINQLVSQIVVILPNKFFVAIISLEFMAFYSHKLTILALFVSILMVISTVIFQPTLQQKTREFLVTEAEAQGILVETFKGAITLKTTTALPQLLDELQNRFRRIATLKLSTLQIGINNNIFSNLVSGVGSVVLLWFGGNLVINPDENFSIGQLLAFYSMNGNFLSLIATLITFVDEFTRAKTATQRLAEVIDTTPENQEDGKKQFATISGEADITCSNISFYYAGQVELLEDFSLTIPGGKVIAIIGKSGCGKSTLAKIIAGLYPIQSGNIRLGIYNLEDLCLDCLRQQIILVPQDAQLWSRSIIENFHLGMPYLTFEQIVKACQITEADEFISKLPNKYQTILGEFGANISGGQRQRLAIARAIVTDPPVLILDESTSGLDPVSEAQVLDRLLKHRHGKTTILISHRPQVINRADWIVLLDQGKLKTQGSLVQLRCQSGEHLKFLIP, encoded by the coding sequence ATGAAATATGCTCACGTCTTACAACATAGCAAAGAAGATTGTGGCGCAGCTTGTCTTGCTTCAATTACAAAATATTATGGACGTAACTTTACTCTCAATCACATTCGTGAAGTCGTAGGTACTGGACAATTTGGAACAACTTTATTAGGACTAAAGCGAGGTGCTGAAAGACTTGGTTTTAATGCCCGTCCTGTTAAAACTTCACCAGAAATTTTATACCGAATTAATGAAGCACCCCTACCAGCAATCATTCATTGGAAAGGTCATCACTGGGTAGTTTTATATGGTAAGAAAGGTAAAAAATGTGTAGTTGCCGATCCTGCTGTAGGGCTGCGATATCTATCTCTACAAGATTTAGCAGAGGGTTGGGCAGATTGGTTAATGCTGTTGCTAGAGCCAGATCCAATCAGGTTTTATGCCCAAGAGAATGATCGCATCGGTAGTTTTTGGGGTTTCTTTAAGCGCATCTGGAATTTTCGGGCGATTCTAGCTCAAGCATTACCTCTTAATTTTCTGTTGGGATTGCTATCTTTAGCTTCTCCTTTTCTGTTACAAATTCTTACTGATGATGTGCTAGTTAGGGGCGATACAAAACTCCTCACTACTATGGCGATCGCTGTAGTAGTCATGAATGTTATTTCTAGTAGTTTATCTTGGGTACAGTCTAACTTAATTGCTCACTTTGCCCAACGCCTGCAATTGGGGCTAGTTCTAGAATTTGGGCGTCAAATTTTGCAATTACCACTCTCTTACTATGAAACTCATCGAAGTGGAGAAATCGTCAGTCGCCTACAAGATATTCACCAAATTAATCAGTTAGTATCTCAAATTGTTGTTATTCTACCTAATAAGTTTTTTGTTGCCATAATTTCTTTGGAATTTATGGCTTTTTATAGCCACAAACTGACGATTTTAGCTCTCTTTGTTTCCATATTAATGGTCATATCTACAGTGATATTTCAGCCCACTTTGCAGCAAAAAACTCGTGAATTTTTAGTTACAGAAGCTGAAGCCCAAGGTATTTTAGTAGAAACATTTAAAGGTGCTATTACTCTTAAAACTACTACAGCATTACCGCAACTTTTGGATGAATTACAAAATCGATTTAGGCGAATTGCTACCCTAAAATTAAGCACATTGCAAATTGGTATTAATAATAATATATTCTCTAATTTAGTTTCTGGAGTTGGTAGCGTTGTTCTGCTTTGGTTTGGTGGAAATTTAGTGATTAATCCAGATGAAAATTTTAGTATTGGGCAACTACTTGCATTTTACTCGATGAATGGTAATTTCCTCAGTTTAATTGCTACTTTAATCACTTTCGTAGATGAATTTACTAGAGCAAAAACCGCCACACAGCGCCTTGCAGAAGTGATAGATACTACTCCAGAAAATCAAGAAGACGGGAAAAAGCAGTTCGCTACAATTTCTGGAGAAGCTGACATTACTTGTAGTAATATCAGCTTTTACTACGCAGGTCAGGTGGAACTGCTAGAAGATTTTTCCTTAACAATTCCTGGTGGAAAAGTTATCGCTATTATTGGTAAATCTGGTTGTGGTAAAAGCACCCTAGCTAAAATAATTGCGGGTCTATATCCAATTCAATCTGGCAATATCCGCCTAGGAATTTATAATCTAGAAGACCTCTGTTTGGATTGTCTTCGTCAACAGATAATTTTAGTTCCCCAAGATGCTCAATTGTGGAGTCGCTCTATTATTGAAAATTTTCATTTAGGAATGCCTTACCTTACATTTGAGCAGATTGTGAAAGCTTGTCAAATTACAGAAGCAGATGAGTTTATTAGCAAACTTCCTAACAAGTATCAAACTATTTTAGGTGAGTTTGGAGCAAATATTTCTGGTGGACAACGCCAACGCTTAGCAATAGCAAGAGCCATTGTTACAGATCCACCAGTGTTAATTTTAGATGAATCTACTAGTGGACTCGATCCAGTGAGTGAAGCGCAAGTTTTAGATCGGTTACTGAAGCATCGTCATGGTAAAACCACGATTTTGATTAGCCACCGTCCCCAGGTAATTAATCGTGCTGACTGGATTGTATTGCTAGATCAAGGCAAGTTAAAAACTCAAGGTTCTCTAGTACAATTGCGTTGTCAATCTGGGGAGCATTTGAAATTTTTAATTCCTTAA
- a CDS encoding DM13 domain-containing protein, translating into MKVKILAIISIITLLTVGCTTDVNSKQPVNEAQPIARTNIQPGTFVAGEHATQGTTKVVTENGKRYLEFNENFKTSKGPDLFVILYRNDTVPTSGIQEKDYLKIARLQKTSGNQRYAIPNNVKLVDYKSVAIWCRQFNTTFGYASLGK; encoded by the coding sequence ATGAAAGTTAAAATTTTAGCAATTATAAGTATTATTACTTTATTGACTGTAGGTTGTACAACAGATGTCAACTCCAAGCAACCAGTCAATGAAGCCCAACCGATAGCTAGAACTAACATTCAACCAGGAACCTTTGTTGCTGGGGAACATGCTACTCAAGGAACTACTAAAGTTGTAACGGAGAATGGCAAGCGTTATTTAGAATTCAATGAAAATTTCAAAACTAGCAAAGGCCCTGATTTATTCGTAATTCTGTACCGCAATGATACAGTTCCTACATCTGGTATTCAAGAAAAAGATTATCTCAAAATTGCTCGTTTACAAAAGACGAGTGGGAATCAACGTTACGCTATTCCTAATAATGTAAAGCTTGTAGATTATAAATCTGTAGCAATTTGGTGTCGTCAGTTCAATACAACTTTTGGCTATGCATCTTTAGGTAAGTAA
- a CDS encoding ferredoxin:protochlorophyllide reductase (ATP-dependent) subunit N — translation MTLAQPEALNFECETGNYHTFCPISCVAWLYQKIEDSFFLVIGTKTCGYFLQNAMGVMIFAEPRYAMAELEEGDISAQLNDYDELKRLCLQIKRDRNPSVIVWIGTCTTEIIKMDLEGLAPKLEAEIGIPIVVARANGLDYAFTQGEDTVLAAMAIRCPDKAPVVEAEKNERNAIQKLLTFGKKKEEVAQEESEYVNHPPLVLFGSLPDPVVTQLTLELKKQGIKVSGWLPAKRFTELPVIEEGYYVAGVNPFLSRTATTLMRRRKCKLIGAPFPIGPDGTRAWIEKICSVFGITPQGLDEREAQIWEGLEEYVKIIRGKSVFFMGDNLLEVSLARFLVRCGMTVHEIGIPYMDKRYQAAELALLEKTCKEMGVPMPKIVEKPDNYNQVQRIYELQPELVITGMAHANPLEARGINTKWSVEFTFAQIHGFTNARDILELVTRPLRRNNSLKDLGWDKLVKEEAKV, via the coding sequence ATGACTCTTGCTCAACCAGAAGCTTTAAATTTCGAGTGTGAAACTGGAAATTACCATACCTTTTGCCCTATTAGCTGTGTAGCTTGGTTGTACCAAAAAATTGAAGATAGCTTCTTTTTGGTAATTGGTACAAAAACTTGTGGCTACTTCCTGCAAAATGCGATGGGGGTAATGATTTTTGCAGAACCCCGTTACGCAATGGCAGAGTTAGAAGAAGGCGATATTTCCGCACAACTGAATGATTATGACGAATTAAAGCGCTTGTGCTTGCAGATAAAACGCGATCGCAACCCCAGCGTGATTGTCTGGATTGGCACTTGCACTACCGAAATCATCAAAATGGATTTAGAAGGTTTGGCTCCCAAGCTGGAAGCTGAAATCGGTATCCCCATTGTTGTTGCCCGTGCTAATGGTTTAGACTACGCTTTCACCCAAGGAGAAGACACAGTCCTAGCTGCAATGGCTATACGTTGCCCAGATAAAGCCCCTGTAGTAGAAGCAGAGAAAAACGAGCGCAACGCTATTCAAAAACTCCTCACCTTTGGTAAGAAGAAAGAAGAAGTTGCCCAAGAAGAGTCTGAGTACGTAAATCACCCACCACTAGTACTATTTGGTTCACTCCCCGATCCTGTAGTTACTCAGCTGACTCTAGAACTGAAAAAGCAAGGTATTAAAGTTTCTGGCTGGCTACCTGCCAAGCGTTTTACAGAACTACCTGTAATAGAAGAAGGGTATTATGTTGCTGGTGTCAACCCCTTCCTCAGCCGCACCGCTACAACTCTCATGCGGCGGCGCAAATGCAAACTCATCGGCGCACCCTTCCCCATCGGTCCAGATGGAACTCGTGCTTGGATTGAGAAAATTTGCTCGGTTTTTGGTATTACCCCCCAAGGTTTAGACGAACGAGAAGCCCAAATTTGGGAAGGTTTAGAAGAATACGTCAAAATAATTCGTGGTAAGTCTGTATTCTTTATGGGTGACAATTTATTGGAAGTCTCCCTTGCCCGCTTCTTAGTACGCTGCGGGATGACGGTGCATGAAATAGGCATTCCTTACATGGACAAGCGCTACCAAGCTGCTGAATTAGCCTTGCTGGAGAAGACTTGTAAGGAAATGGGCGTACCTATGCCTAAGATTGTTGAGAAACCAGACAACTACAATCAAGTCCAACGAATTTACGAGTTGCAGCCTGAGTTGGTAATTACTGGTATGGCTCACGCTAACCCCCTAGAAGCACGTGGGATTAACACCAAATGGTCTGTAGAGTTTACATTTGCTCAAATTCACGGTTTTACCAACGCCCGTGACATCCTTGAGTTGGTAACTCGTCCCCTCCGTCGTAATAACAGCCTCAAAGATTTAGGTTGGGACAAATTGGTGAAGGAAGAAGCCAAAGTTTAA